From the Lytechinus variegatus isolate NC3 chromosome 5, Lvar_3.0, whole genome shotgun sequence genome, the window TCACCTGCTCTGCATGCGTACACGCCAGAGTCTCTTTCTTCAACATACTTGATGCGGAGTATACCACCCGACACCACCTTAATCCTAGGATCCGTGTCTTCTATGGGTGACAGTCCCCTCTCCCATATCAGCTGGCTCTTCTTGAAGTTGACCACGGGGCATTTGATAGTGACCACGGTTGATTCGTAGACATAGGCTTCCTGACCAATGACAAGTCTCACTTTACTGACCAGCCCAGTCTGGTAGAATGTAGAACGATTTGATAGGATCTCAATATCTGTTTTATAAGAGAGGATTATCATTTGTGTTAGATTAAGTAATAATTCAACAATATGCCAAtgtgtacaaaaaaataattatcttaCTTTGTTATACAATTAAGTCTTTGCTATTATAAGAATGTGATTATACTGCATTTGAAGCCTTTAGGAGAAAAAAGAATTAGAATGTTTCatgcatacattttttaatgaaaaaaagaggtCCTAGAATGGACCCTTGAAGAACTACAAAAGGAAAATGagaataaattgaaattcaaaggCTTGAACTCAATAGTTACACTGCTTTACATTTTTCTACTGCCATTTaaagactacaatgtacaaattttgtttacagCAACATCTCACTATGTATATGATACTTCTTGGTAGAAACTAGTAATCCTTCTTTGTACTGTGCATCTTCTATGAAGCATAAGCTCAGTTACATTGGCCCAAGGATGTGTGTTGAATGTTTACATCAATAGTatgatcatttcttttcaacatGTTTTAATCATTCTCTATCACAATActaaaaactttgaaatttaaatagcacctatattgatatcaataattAACACTTCATCTTTGGCAATTGAGTTGTTTGAGCAAatgatcaacaacaacaaatgttTAATTCCTCAGGAGTCTAACTTAGCAAACATGACTGCCCTATTCATGGCACTACACTACTTATGGTGTTCTCAATATTCACAATCTTTTCTGATAATAAGAAAAATTAGTTTTGACAATTGTTTGATCCATCATCTTACCGGTACATTTTGCTAAATGACAGGTCACATGATCAGCTGGTCTTCTGTCTGGCATGCAATGTCTTTGATCAATGTAAACCTGTGTGCCATTAGCAAGGATTCTTCCACACAACACAGAACGAAGCTGAATACCGGCTCCACAGCTAGCAGAACACTGAagagaaaaattataatgcacgataatttcattatttactgTAATTAGTGAATTTCAAGGTCTTCATTGTTCTTGCTTACTCTTCAAATGAAAAAGATCAAGTGTGGTCATTTTGAGAAATGTATTGATATGACTCTACATTCTTTATCAGGCCAAGTGTGATGGGcaatatgaaaaacaaatctTATAAGAATAAACTTCACACAAACTACAAATATTCCAAAGAAGTGATTCAACAACTAAATAATAGAAATTATGTttcaacagatacatgtacaagcgTAAGCGTAAAGAAGAGTAAGAAATGTTACCAACTAAACATTATTCTTCaggtattgtttttattttgttgtcagTATATCAAGATAATGAATTACCTGTGAAAGTGTTTGTATTGTCCACTGAACAGGGCAGTCTATTTCGTTACATGGTTGAGTGTCTGGAGGTGGTGGTATAGGGCATAGCTGAGAATCCAACTCAATCTCCTCACCTACTGGTGTCATCTGATGACATGTCAATGATACCGACTGAACACCGGTCCCACAGCTCTGGGAACACTGCAGAAGGATCGAAGCATGGATGTAACAAAAGAGTTATCTCTCTTGTTACATatttgattatcatcatcatcaccaccaccactactgcTGCCGATACATCACCTCATCTCTATCATCTTAATGATGATCACTACCATCACCGTCAAAATCACAAACATCACAACAATAGGTTGTTGTTCGATGCCAACAATGGGCAGATCTTCAAGCTACAGAGTGCAAAATACCGCCGCTCCTGATTATCTTAATGATCTCATCTCGGAATATGTACCCTCTAGAAATCTAAGAATACTGGAAATTGGGATATGTTGACAACTCTAAAGAGTCAAATGCTTATTTGGTTTAATAAAATCTTTGCTAATAGAGCTCCCACTTTATGAAAAGCACTCTTTTTGACAATACGCAAAGCCAAGTCTATAAAAGCCAACCTTGAGACATCTTTATTCTcatcatatttcaaatacaaCTCCACCCCCTTCTGAGTAATAATTCCCTCTGCGCCTCTGAATGAGGAACTAGATAGCAGGTCCACACTATATGCTacaaatcatttattattacaaTCATGATATCATCATgaccccaccaccaccattgccaccactgccatcatcatcatccttctcaacatcatcaccatcgtcgccatcatcatcatcatcatcactgtcactatcaccatcatcacaccatcaaagccatcatcatcatcataatgatataaaaagagagagaaagtgaaagagacagacagaaacacaaacacaccctcacacacacacagagaATATCTATAGGCAAAACTATACTAAGGAATAATATGAGATGAGATTGAAAATGGATTGCATACATtctcaaaagaaaatatgacattacaagaaaaagaagaggtatGGTATGGATGTGACCTTCATTGACACAACCACATCCTTACCGGTGAAGACGCTCTTGCGATCCAGTAGGGTGGACATTGGACATTGTCGCATTCTTCGACTGTATGAGGCACAGGCAGTGGACAGCTGGTTATATCTACTTCAATATCTCCTCCGGTAGGGATGGTCTGCTGACAAGATACACTCCTGGTTTTATTTCCTGCACCGTAACCGCATGTAGCAGAACACTGTCATATCAAAAcaatcaaatttcaataatttcattactTTAATCAACATTTATCTTCTGACTTTGTTTCTCGATTCCGATGATCACCTGCAACTACTTCCTTTCAgtgcaatattcattttcaaataattttttccttACAATGACAGCAAAATGACATATCTAACACAGGCACATTGCGCAATAAATCCCATTATGCCCAAATCTGCTCTCAAAACATCCATGGAAACTTCACATCGATTGGTTTAAAGACCAATACCACCATTGTGACAGTACTTCCCATTCATGGCAAGTTTAACTAAAGAGGGGGATGAAGTGAATACATGATTTTCTGCTTGTTgaattaataattatacttgcttatatagcgcttaatacttactttgtcagcagtctctaagcgctctacagtatatgcagcataattaccctggctttagcagtgcagctgttacgcgcgctgcatttcaaggaataaattcctaccaggtacccatttacctcacctgggttgagtgcagcacattgtggatcaatttctttctgaaggaaattacgccatggttgggattcgaacccacaaccctctgtttcaaagtccggagactaatccactgggcaaCAACGCTCCATGCGAATTAATTCATTATAATCAAACCAATCTTACCTCTGACCAATCTCCTAAGACCCAAGTAGCTGGACAGGTTGCTTCGCAAGGTAACGAGTTGTTTGGTTTAGGTCCTGTACAATGCTCTTTGGTGAGTATGTTGACGGACACACCTGAATTCCTGGATGCTTTCTGGATGCAGTATATATCAGTTGGGTACTTCACCCCTTGACCACAAGATGAAGAACACTCTCCGTATAAGAAAACCTTCCATCTGCCAACGCAAGAGAATGAATTCACAATTAAACTCTTGCTTACTTGATCTAATATGATCCTGTACATACCATTTGCAAATTACAGAGTTCAGTATGCAATGAGTTTATGCTCATAACtaaatacaatgtacattaaTCATAACTTTTATCTGTGATACCCTCAGCACAGTATAGTTTCAAAGTCATCCAGGCAACTCTCCATCCCTTTCAGCACCACAGCTGTTTACcataattaaatcaataaagATATTCTAAATGTCCTAGTGGTTAAAACACTGTCTTTCATTGTATGAAAGCAGTGATGTGCTACAAGTAGAATGTCTGTTAACATAAGCCACAGCCAGGTAGCTGTTTTCACTTCGCAAGATGCTTTCATTTAAATTcaacaaattgtttatattcaaCTGAGGTAGTTATGTTGTTGAAACActtgaattcttttttttattggataCATCTGGCTACATCCATGTTCAATGATTGGAGTTAAAACTCATGAACTATTAttatggtggcagcagtgggattcTATTAGAAGATCCAGTATACAACCCAGAGCTAGTGGGACTGCCTTCAACAGAGGTtgtttgtcaaatgaaatttaGTTACTATCTTATTCATTTAATGGACTCACGGGCGAGAAAAGTTTACTTTTTAGTTCTCACTCTTGATTTTCTTCTGCTCtctcttctccccctccccctctcaattcatgtaaacataaattgattctatttgatttgtttaattTGAAATGAACACATAAATGTCAccaatacaataataatgatgatgtttatCAGGTATTCTATTGCTAGATTAGGTGTACTTACTCAGGGGGACATGGTCTTTCATTACAAGATTGTTGACTGGTCGGTAGCTTAAGGCTGTAATCACAATGAGCATCGCTCACCAACTCATCAGTGAAGGCATTAACACAACGGACTATCGATTCCTGTACACCTGTGCAGGGATAGATATAAAAACATGATCATAATCTAGACATGATCAGTTTGCTTTTAAGAGCATGTATATTCTGTAGAAAGCTCTAAAAAATGGATAGCTTTTAAATCTCTCATATCTCTGATTCTGGCATACTATATAGCAAGTAACCCAGTACTATTGCCTTTTTATTCTAATACTATAAGATCATTTCAGTAGTGTTTCATTTATATAGTTTATAAATTAAGTTATGGAAAATATCTTGAATATTTTCCTACCACAGAAGCAAACAGCAAGTTTTCCCatcattttaatgattattaaattTTATATGAATGTATGGTGGaatattttcataacatttgATAATGTGAGTAACACATTATCATTTACCAACGTTGACTTCTATAATTGAAAATTACTGAGAACCCTAAACAGACCACCATCATTTTTTTAGTCATACTTTAGACCATGTACCAAAAGAAGATATCTTTGGAGCACCTCTAGAGTACTTAACTATCACTGACTAACCTCCAACACATGAAGCACTGCATGGAGAATAGCCCCAATATCGCCATATAAATATATCTACATCTGGTCTTGGTCCAAGCTCTAAGGTAGGGTCTGGTTGGACCACATTGGGTTCTGTGGGATCCGTATGAACTGGTACTGAAGATCTAGATGGACCAAATAGGGATGCTCCCTGGGGTGGGGTACATTCCGTATCCTGGCATTCTTCTACGTCATGAGGGCGGGGTGAGCCTTGACAATCCAAGTCGCTGATGTCGAAGGTTGAACTGAAGGCTTGGAGATAGACCTTGCATCGCACACTTCGGGTCCTGGTACCGGGACCGCAGGAGGTGCTACACGGACTCCACTCTCCGGTATAGTATCTGATGCAAATATTACAACATGTATATCATTAACCCAATACCTATATAGTATACTGTCATACAGTATAAGCTTTTTCAAGGTTAATTTAATTCAGGGGatagtttcatcaacatttttcaccCAACAAGTTGTCATATTTGACAACTATTGTTGATTTCGATCGGCTGAGAAGTACCTTTACTGTGGAAACGGTCTGATTTAAACAGGACTTGTTAGATAAAACATCTCACAAGTCCTACATAAAATGCTTCCTGAAGCAAACATGTTTATAATGAGAAAGAACATCACATATCTTATACtgctttttttaataatcaacaaaaacaaataaatgaatacaccAATATATTTTTCCAGCTGTTAGATAACTCACATATGGACCTGGTTAGCAGTTCACCACAAACCTTTTCAAATATATcccaaaattttaatattgtttcatCAATTCTTTACACTAGATAATGTCACTAAAAATGATGTGCATTTTTTCAAGGTAagaatatttcaaacattatgatgtgatttttatttattcaaccaatttcaatatttcattcaactttcattttcattggaTCATAtcccttttttatcaaaatatgacaGATTaagaaatgaatatgaatacaacaatattctttctcttttccttcttaCCTTGGAACTTCGGCTGTTTCTTTTTTCTCAAGAGGAGATGTCGTTGCTAGTTCAGGTCTATTAACTGTATGAAGGAACAAACAGGTAATTATCCATAAATAGAGAAAGTGGGGGAAAATATTCAATAGATCCAttcaattttgtttacaaatacataaatttatttacattCAGAGTGATTAAATTTTTTTGCAATCTATAAACAATATCCACTGTATGGAAGAAGAATTTATGCATATAGAGAAGAGAAATATGGAATAGTTTAATTCTAAATTTCTTACAACTATAGTTAATATGCTAATACCTCAATCCCATTGTTGTGCAATCCTTTACGAAAGCCATGATGGGTCTTTTGTAACTTATTGCAAAAGTGTTTGAATCATTCAATACCATTGCCATAACTGTTCTAAAAAAGTAATATATTGTGATTGAGAAGATAAATATAATGTGTTCTGGTCGACAAGGTGTTTTTACTTACTCCTATGTGGAATGTGCACTGACAGACAAAGTGTTTGTGGCTTTTGTTCTGGTGTATTGGTATCAAGGTTTTAATGGGTGTCTGTGTCATGAGTTCTGATAGACAAAGTGTTTGCGGCTTTCATTCTGGTGTATTGGTATCAAGGTTTTGATGGGTGTCTGTGACTTATTTGTAAGTGTCATGAGTTCTGATAGACAAAGTGTTTGTGGCTTTCATTCTGGTGTATTGGTATCAAGGTTTTAATGGGTGTCTGTGACTTATGGGGTTTGATTAGACAAAGTGTTTTGGACTTAACTTCTGGTGTATTGGTACCTTGGTTTCAATGGATATCTGTGACTTACTTTCAAGTGTAAGGTGTCTGAGGGGTTTGTGACTTACCTTCTGATATATCCATATCAGAGTTTTGATGGGTGTCTGTGACTTACTTCTAAGTGTTGTAATAGAGTCTGATAGACAAAGTGTTTATAACTTATGTTCTGGTGTATTGGTAGGTGTCTGTGACATAATTCTAGGTATAATGGGGTCTGAGGTGTTTGTCACTTACCTTCTGGTGTATTGGTAGGTGTCTGTGACAATGGGGTCTGAGGTGTTTGTCACTTACCTTCTGGTGTATTGGTAAGTGTCTGTGACAATGGGGTCTGAGGTGTTTGTCACTTACCTTCTGGTGTATTGGTAAGTGTCTGTGACAATGGGGTCTGAGGTGTTTGTCACTTACTTTCTGATGTATTGGTAAGTGTCTGTGACATAATTCTCGGTATAATGGGGTCTGAGGTGTTTGTCACTTACTTTCTAATGTATTGGTAGGTGTCTGTGACGATGGGGTCTGAGGTGTTTGTCACTTACCTTCTGGTGTATTGGTATCAGGGTCTGGTAGACAGGGTATTCCTGGCAAACACACTGTTCTTATGGAAGGCATTGTATCTACATCACATCCCATGGCAAGTTCATTACGATGATTGCGACACATAATCTCCCTTGTGCTCATACCCTGGCCACAGGTGACCGAACACTGCAAGGAGATGAAATAAGATGCCAATATCAAAATActcatataataaatatatgtatagtATAGGGGCATCATCGCCAAGTGGATGTGTCTAAGGACTTTAGATCACAAGATTCTGGGTTCAATTCCCTGCTTGGTACTAATGTCCGCAAGGCATTGACCAACATTTGCGCCACTCGACCTAGGCGATCagggtaaatgggtacctggtagaaATTTATTCGAGAGAATGCTAAAAACGGCATTGTTGGCAACTTTGGTAAAACTGGGGAGATAACATGCAGGGATTAGAAATATTTGTACTAAGTTTGCTAATTGAATTtgcacattattttcattatctttattattatcattatttataaagaCAAAAGGTAGTTTATCCTCCCCATTAACAAAACTTAAATAATATTCTGATTTCTGTGaacctgaataaataaatttcaactATTTTGAAGTAAACATATGTGATGTATGTAAAATCTCATGAGTAATGGTATTTATTTGGTTCTAACAAATTCAATATAAACCAAAAGGCTCTTAAagcatttaaaggacaagtccatcccaacaaaaacttgattcgaataaaaagagaaaaattcaacaagcataacactggaaatttcatcaaaatcggatgtaaaataagaaagttatgacatttcaaaatttcgcttcatttcacaaaaacagttatatgaacgagccagctacatccaactgagagagtcgatgatgtcattcactcactatttcttttgttttttattgtttgaaatatgaaatattttgattttctcgtcattgtcatgtgaaatgaagtttcattcctccttgaacatgtggaattccattattttaacattttgtgcttcaggcaaggaggtcctaatcctcaaattcgtaaaaattgaaatattgtataattcaaacaataaaaaacaaaagaaatagtgagtgagtgacatcatcaactctctcatttggatgtaactggctcgttcatataactattttgttgaaaataagcgaaactttgaaatgtcataactttcttattttacatccgattttgatgaaatcttcagcattgtgcttgtctgatttttctctattgattcaaatcaacaattttctgaggtggacttgacctttaaagagctGTACGTCTCATTTCAGACAGAATTACAATGCAAAATACGGAGACACCAGTCCAAAATGCACACTCTTTTTGGTTTAACTTCAAGATACTGGCCCTTTACTTAAATCTCTTCATTGGCTCCCTGTAAAGAAGAGAATTGTCTTtaaattacttctttttgtcttcaaaGCCTTTAATAAACAGATGCCAAAATATCAAAGATAGCCTTGCTTCCAATAGACCAACTCGCCCAAATCTCCATTCATCTGAAGACCCAAATTTGCTTGCCATACCCAAAACTCGTACAAAAACAGGTGATCGCACATTTAGTGTTAGTGCTTCTAAAGAATGGAACAACATCCCCActttcattaaatcatcaaaCTCTTCAGATCAATTTAAGAAACTTTTAAAAACATAATACCCTTCTTTTCCGATTAATTTCTTTTGCATGTATTTGTATCGTAATTATTATgtacttttgttttaaaatcGTTTGTTAacgccccgggggggggggggggcactcgaccaaaaaagtggtgggggtatgccgcgggcgagacaaaaaacgggggccttggagcgggctaattgtaaaaaggagggtcctcggaacgggcttcggggTTAACGCTGTGATATAGGTAACTATGGAAAGCGTAATAAGTGCTagttataattatgatgatttcattttatctggAACAGGGCCCCTTGTTTATGATAACCTACTACCAAAATTTCTTGCATAACATTCCTTTCATCTACCTCTCTTATACAATCTCTACCACAGCTGCTGACATTATCCTTTCTAATCATACAACATAGTCAATTATATATAACTTTACATCATTACACTGAGACAATACTATCACTCCAACGCATCTGCCTCCTTGAAAAGAGATTTAAACCAAAGGTTACCGGTAAATACTATCATCATTAATGTatatcaagaatgaaaaatagCATGACACACTAGATCTACAGCAAATATTGAATTAAAGTACATTCAATCCTGTCTATTAAGGCCATTCaagggaaaaagaaataaatggcCACTTAAGGCAGGGTTTCAATATAGACAGGTAGCTGCATGCTAAGACAGGCTTGACTGTACTGGTATTTCTTGAACATAAATGGTTCATGACAGGAATCACCCGAAATGATTTTCATAAACTGAAAACAAACTCTACCCTATATTATGACCATCTTACAAATAGTGACATGACACTTGTTCctgtgacaattgctccaggaTTGATTTTGTCTAAGATCTAGGGTTAGGGTTACAGGTTTGCAATAGTGATTTAGggttagggtagggtatagtgttaaatccagagTTGAAGTTAGTCCTTCAATTACCGGTAGTATGAAGAATTTAGAGTGGAGCAAACCCTCACAAATAATCATCCTGGTACAAGTAAATAATCAGGAGCACAAGATTGAAATCTTGTAAAATGggatattgtaattttttaccaTTTCTGCATTATTCTCTATGTTCAAGATTGGCAGAAACTTACTCACTTCTATGatctgataataataataatatgcaacatttatatagcgcttaatacaaatgtttctaagcgctgcatactattaccccagctttagcacggctaccctgaacgggcgcatcgagcattcaagtaatttcttcctaccaggtacccatttactacacttgggtcaagagtggcaaatgtagataaatgccttaccaaaggacgCTCGTGCTGccgtgggatttgaacccccgaccttgttcaaagtccgaagacttatACACTGAGCCACAAGACCTCTACCATCTATTTATTCTCTTCCTTGAGAAATGTAaactatcatcatcatgcaCTGATAACGTAACAAAGGAATCATATCATACTACCCTAGGAAAGTGTTACAAATATCTTTATAGTTTGACAGCCCTCCCTTAAGTATCTGACATCTTTTATCTTGACATTAAGACTaattcatgtaggcctacatacttcATCTGTCTTgcccatttcacaaaataaaatcttATTAATGCAAGCACCAAATATGATTGAAGCAACAAATTCATTTGGTAGACTTGAAAGGTATTCACATAAATGTGTATTATCGGCTAAATGTCACCATCCTTAGAAATcgcattttaaaaaaaaatcttgctaGAAATCATCATTAATATGCATGATAAATAATCCCTTTTGATGTCCATTATTCATATTAACTGGACAAGCGCACAATACTTTAGTAGCCTGGAAAAGAGTTGAATAAACTGTGTCCACAAAGCAGCAAAATATAGCAAACAAAATCTTGGCCACAAGTTATAAACATTCATGGAAAATATCTGTATATTTAAAAGATGCCTGATCACTTAATCTCAAcctattttgtatatttctttgaaattgcatGTTATTCCAGGTAATATGTCAAGATTTATAGATTGTTATCATTATGGAACAATGAGTCTTTCTGAATAGGCAAGGGCCACCAATACCCATATTGAATGGTGGGACCGAGAATATTAtccaaaaaaaatgtaattcattTTGTATACTGCCCTACCCTTTAATCTTAaagggataataataataatgtacatttatatagtgcttattAAAATAGTTTCTAAGCGCTTAACATTTATATCttaatgtaatacatgtataaggatTATTAAGAGCATAATAAATTATATCACATTacgtccaggctgaaaatgattaaatcaaaataaacagagtaaaattcaatgagcaaaaacgatgaaaatttaattgaatGCCGATGACCAAATAACAAGGTTATTGAAGTTTAGAGTTAagaattattttgtaaaaacagtaatatgcacgtcatcatgaatatgcaataggTGATGATGTCATGTTCCCACATATGTTATTGCATGAAATCAGaattactttatattttcatacatgtgccTATGATACACCTCCCTggggtccgtaacacaaaggttagcgattgatcgtacgcttgattttcatgactgattgtacattgtagtcaatggaatcaatcatagaaaaatgttctacgatcattgctaagttttgtgttacaagCCCCTGGAAacaataagttgcagcaatcatCTTACACATtaaatcagttgccaatccactttttgtttattcttggtggttaatatttgaatatcataatatgataaaatataaaataataagtgCGGGTATGACATCAGCTCACTCATTGCGTATTCTTCAAGACATGCACGgttctgtttcataaaatattgcaaaacttACCTTTGTTAtcacttgtctgatttttaggaaattttcatattttttttgtctgtctGATTTTAGTTTGTCTGTTAAATCATGATTTTCAGCCCGGATTGTAccttttataataataaatgctTCTAAACATGATTGTTAGAGCTTAGAATCTGTTTTTGAAACCTAAATATTAGCCAATAACTACTTATATCACAGATACccatagcaaaaaaaaataataaagccTGTAGGTGATATATTCATCACCCTACTTGCATCAATATTACATAGGAACTTGACAAGTATACACCTTCAATTGCTATAAAGATTGGACTTCActtaaatcaaagaaaaataaagaataacaaaatatatcccCTACAGGTACGAACGATTACAATTCTGGGAAAATATGTAAATCGAAAGAATGTCCCATCATTTCATCAAATCTAAATTTGAGTATCAAGTTTCGAATGGTGTGCTTTGTCATGTCAGATTAAGATCTATCTCATTGGAAATGACAATGACTCTTGGTGAACCCTATACCACAGAGATCGTGTATCAACCAATGTGAGATGGGGAGAAGATTAAAGATAGATACATTTCCTCCAACTGTGACAATGTCATTCATGGATGCATGATAAGACCAAACCCATGGGAGACTGATGAAGTTCTTAAAGAAGTTCTTATTCTGCTGACTACTAGCTGAATAATACTTGATTGCCCTCTTTTAAATATGCATCCTATTTGAAGGTAGCAGATTGCATGATATTCTGTACACATTTCAAAACACGTTTCCAAACCATTTTCAAATGCCTTTCCGAACACGTTAAAAAATGTGCTCCATTTATCAGCTCATTGCAAACTGTACTGTGCTGCTGCATTGCATGGTTTTACTTGAGGGATGGAGGTAATGTTAAGCCTGCGCTTTATGGTTTAGGGTATTATGGCTGTATACTGTGGTTACACATTTTTACTAGCCACAAGTCGAAGTAATCAAAGTACAAATATATCTGAAGAAAAACTTATTAATCTTCCAGCAGCAATAGTTTTTCAGGCTAAGCTTGTATATCCGATCACACAATATTTTGTGCCATTCAAAACAAATGAGCTTCTAATCCCATAATCAAAACATTTCTTACATTTATTGACTgcaaaaaatacagaaaaaccTGATagaaacattaattttacccCAGAAAAATGAGTTCATGAAGGCAGTCAGAGTTTGTCAATTGAATTCCCTACACGAATGAAGCTGAAGAAACTCGTCTGAAagatgcaaaaaataaaatctatgaTGGTCCTGTGCGGACATATAAGAAAATACTTTAAGTAGGGTTACTTACCGGTGACCAAGGCTCGGGTTTCCAGTAGGGACAAGGATCAACATTGCAAGCCTGTACAGAAGCCAGTCTCGACCCGTCACACATATCGTCTGATAGTCTCACTGTCATACTCGTAGATATCTTCTGGATGCAGTAGATATCTCTAGTCTGTGTACCAGACCCACATGATACTGTACAAGCACC encodes:
- the LOC121415323 gene encoding ADAMTS-like protein 1 isoform X2 gives rise to the protein MGRICWICVFLGLQIIFVNGAFTDYKALSSQVDDDDWTEWSRWSECSRTCGGGASYQTRQCNTGHSCTGRNIRYKTCNTQECLGEELDFRSQQCAAYNDEKYENRTIEWEPVESSSLQEMCSLVCRVKHHNFTKMLAPKVLDGTRCNRYSVDMCIAGKCEPVGCDHEFNSTATFDRCKVCNGDNTTCQLMKGRRVVDARDTGLQDVMLIPTGSHTIKLSSKDLGSTLGLHEIDETKGLNQAAGPAEDTLYPIAGTVAYYRRFRSGREQILIDQIIKRDLVVTVYLSDSRRSREKLHYQYLYPLTHVWKNRGWSACSASCGGGQQSSVLDCTNVATGETVEDSRCEGQKPEVNARGCNNVNCPPRWEGEPWGACTVSCGSGTQTRDIYCIQKISTSMTVRLSDDMCDGSRLASVQACNVDPCPYWKPEPWSPCSVTCGQGMSTREIMCRNHRNELAMGCDVDTMPSIRTVCLPGIPCLPDPDTNTPEVNRPELATTSPLEKKETAEVPRYYTGEWSPCSTSCGPGTRTRSVRCKVYLQAFSSTFDISDLDCQGSPRPHDVEECQDTECTPPQGASLFGPSRSSVPVHTDPTEPNVVQPDPTLELGPRPDVDIFIWRYWGYSPCSASCVGGVQESIVRCVNAFTDELVSDAHCDYSLKLPTSQQSCNERPCPPEWKVFLYGECSSSCGQGVKYPTDIYCIQKASRNSGVSVNILTKEHCTGPKPNNSLPCEATCPATWVLGDWSECSATCGYGAGNKTRSVSCQQTIPTGGDIEVDITSCPLPVPHTVEECDNVQCPPYWIARASSPCSQSCGTGVQSVSLTCHQMTPVGEEIELDSQLCPIPPPPDTQPCNEIDCPVQWTIQTLSQCSASCGAGIQLRSVLCGRILANGTQVYIDQRHCMPDRRPADHVTCHLAKCTDIEILSNRSTFYQTGLVSKVRLVIGQEAYVYESTVVTIKCPVVNFKKSQLIWERGLSPIEDTDPRIKVVSGGILRIKYVEERDSGVYACRAGDQRETITLHVRSGLPTYEKSSDQALPNSTSNDDIRWHLGSWSECSASCNGGWQTREVRCLRNNLVGRSKPRDAGICKSVGLEEPITRKECNKHPCQNHWVAGIWSQCTGECVGVRRSLQTRGVLCRSASLDILTDERCPVASKPLHERLCINDECRPKWLVTKWSSCSSSCGVNAVQRRKVRCVTSETRVRMESSICAAVFGQPHIMKKCLLDPCPNETY